From Chryseobacterium gallinarum, one genomic window encodes:
- a CDS encoding alpha-amylase family glycosyl hydrolase, translated as MKKFYSVVSLLITVFVFGQINYTITPNPFNETDAITLTIPGDQIDEAAWGVSNNAIYIWSWSFDTNYQNSQDCPTNGSWNSSSDLNKLSYDAVADTYSLSFTPTSFFGRTGIGRFGFLLKDKSGSHQTSPDIFVNVGVLSLNLTNPAANSLTSVPAGSIINITATTNVDATFQLKANGTVVHSTTAASSSYSYQYTVTQDANMELKAIQGSDTKTASFILQLPRNVISESIPGWIRQGINYHPTDQTKVGLALYAPNKNFVHVIGSFNNWAVDDAYLMKKDTTNPDLYWIELSGLTPQQLYSFQYRTNDLRKVADPYSPQILSSYDDPSISAATYPNLPAFPAGQDFEVSTFATGQSPYNWQVTNFQRPAKENLVIYELLLRDFTQEKNWQSLINKISYLKSLNINAIELLPIMEFDGNLSWGYNTSFHYALDKAYGTPEKFKEFVDLCHQNGIAVILDIALNHATGRSPLVRLWNVDPDGDGYGDVAQNNPYFNQVPKHSYNVFNDFNHSSPSTQYYVERCLQQWLTEYHIDGFRWDLTKGFTQNCSENDEACTNAYQQDRVDIMKHYADKQWAIDPNSYMIFEHLGTDAEEQQWANYRVAEGKGVLLWNKQTEPYNQNTMGYKENSNYDRMNHALHGFTNMHAVGYGESHDEERLMFKNLTYGAVNGSYNVKNLNTALERMKTFGAAFFTIPGPKMIWQFGELGYEFSINRCTNGTISTGCRTDEKPVAFALGYDTDMNRKAVYDTWAKIINLRNTNGIFTTKTYSIESNNLANDPDGLITRIYLYDNTLNGMKNVVVLANFTTSVQNVVPYFPYTGQWQNLMDNSVLNIASTTAPIALLPGEFRIFGNYAGALSTDDINASHKLSLQIADNPVKNGVAKLIYSKARNGEITISDMNGKRIGSFKLLNESGTHELKVHYPAGTYFIHLKSDTGIAIQKMIIR; from the coding sequence ATGAAAAAGTTTTATTCCGTTGTTTCCCTGCTTATTACAGTCTTTGTTTTTGGGCAGATCAATTATACCATTACTCCTAATCCTTTCAATGAAACGGATGCCATTACACTGACTATTCCCGGAGATCAGATTGATGAAGCTGCCTGGGGAGTTTCCAATAATGCCATTTATATATGGTCATGGTCATTTGACACCAATTATCAGAATAGCCAGGATTGCCCTACCAATGGGAGCTGGAACAGCTCCAGCGATTTGAATAAACTCAGCTATGATGCTGTTGCAGACACTTATTCTCTAAGCTTCACCCCAACTTCTTTTTTCGGCAGAACAGGGATCGGAAGATTCGGATTCTTATTAAAAGATAAAAGTGGATCCCATCAGACATCACCCGATATTTTTGTTAATGTGGGAGTATTAAGTTTAAATCTGACAAACCCTGCAGCCAATAGCCTGACATCTGTTCCGGCAGGAAGCATTATCAATATTACAGCCACAACGAATGTGGATGCTACCTTCCAGCTAAAAGCCAATGGAACAGTGGTACATTCTACTACAGCTGCCTCATCGTCATATTCTTATCAATATACTGTTACACAGGATGCTAATATGGAGCTTAAGGCTATACAAGGTTCTGATACTAAAACAGCTTCTTTTATATTACAGCTTCCCAGAAATGTAATCTCAGAATCTATTCCCGGTTGGATCAGGCAGGGAATTAATTACCATCCAACAGATCAGACAAAGGTAGGGTTGGCTTTATATGCTCCAAACAAAAACTTTGTACATGTAATAGGAAGTTTTAATAACTGGGCTGTAGACGATGCTTATTTAATGAAGAAAGATACCACAAACCCCGATCTTTACTGGATTGAGCTTAGTGGGCTCACTCCCCAGCAATTATATTCATTTCAATACAGAACAAATGATTTAAGAAAAGTAGCAGATCCTTACTCACCACAGATTTTATCCTCTTATGATGATCCTTCGATCTCTGCCGCAACATATCCGAATTTGCCTGCATTTCCGGCAGGACAGGATTTTGAAGTTTCTACGTTTGCAACCGGGCAATCTCCCTATAACTGGCAGGTGACTAATTTTCAAAGGCCTGCCAAAGAAAATTTAGTAATCTATGAATTGCTGTTGAGAGACTTTACCCAGGAAAAAAACTGGCAATCTCTGATTAATAAAATTTCTTATTTAAAAAGTCTAAATATTAATGCGATAGAACTGCTTCCCATTATGGAGTTTGACGGTAACCTTTCCTGGGGATATAATACATCGTTTCATTATGCCCTGGATAAGGCTTATGGAACCCCGGAGAAATTTAAAGAATTCGTGGATTTGTGCCATCAAAACGGAATTGCAGTAATCCTGGATATCGCGCTGAATCATGCAACAGGCCGTTCACCTTTGGTTAGGCTTTGGAATGTAGATCCGGATGGAGACGGTTATGGAGATGTAGCCCAGAATAATCCTTATTTTAACCAGGTTCCGAAGCATTCATATAATGTATTTAACGATTTCAATCATTCAAGCCCTTCCACTCAGTATTATGTGGAAAGATGCCTTCAGCAGTGGCTGACAGAGTATCATATTGACGGTTTCCGTTGGGATTTGACGAAAGGATTCACCCAAAACTGTTCTGAGAATGATGAAGCCTGTACCAATGCCTATCAACAGGACAGAGTGGATATTATGAAACATTATGCAGATAAACAATGGGCTATTGATCCTAATTCTTACATGATATTTGAACATCTGGGAACGGATGCCGAAGAACAGCAATGGGCCAATTACAGAGTGGCGGAAGGCAAGGGCGTTCTCCTTTGGAATAAACAGACGGAGCCTTACAATCAAAATACGATGGGCTATAAGGAAAACAGCAACTATGACAGGATGAATCATGCATTGCATGGATTTACCAATATGCATGCTGTAGGCTATGGAGAAAGCCATGATGAAGAAAGGCTGATGTTTAAAAACCTTACCTATGGAGCTGTCAATGGAAGCTATAATGTTAAAAACCTGAATACGGCTCTTGAGAGAATGAAAACTTTTGGAGCTGCATTTTTTACCATTCCGGGCCCGAAAATGATCTGGCAGTTCGGAGAGCTGGGGTATGAGTTTAGTATTAACAGATGTACCAATGGTACCATCAGTACTGGATGCAGAACCGATGAAAAACCTGTTGCTTTTGCTTTAGGGTATGATACAGATATGAACAGAAAGGCGGTATATGACACCTGGGCAAAAATCATTAATCTCAGAAATACCAACGGGATCTTTACAACAAAAACATACAGTATAGAATCAAATAACCTGGCGAATGATCCTGATGGCCTCATTACAAGAATATACCTTTATGACAATACCCTCAATGGAATGAAAAATGTAGTGGTTCTGGCTAACTTTACCACTTCCGTGCAAAATGTAGTTCCATATTTTCCGTATACAGGTCAATGGCAGAACCTTATGGATAATTCGGTTTTGAATATTGCCTCAACCACCGCTCCGATAGCATTACTTCCGGGTGAATTCAGGATCTTCGGAAATTATGCAGGAGCTCTGTCAACCGATGATATAAACGCATCCCACAAATTATCTCTTCAAATAGCAGATAATCCGGTAAAAAATGGTGTTGCAAAACTCATTTACAGCAAAGCCAGAAATGGTGAAATAACCATTTCTGATATGAACGGAAAGAGAATCGGATCTTTTAAATTATTGAATGAAAGCGGAACCCACGAATTGAAAGTCCATTATCCGGCCGGGACCTATTTTATTCATCTGAAGTCGGATACAGGGATAGCCATTCAGAAAATGATCATAAGATAA
- a CDS encoding DUF5687 family protein, translated as MFLKLLRLEIRSFFRGTSLGVNLAMKIFRFIGILYFMGCLVGGAFLAFFYVQEEMHQDPLKIVSKFLIIAWIIDLVIKYLWQEIPTQNIKPFLTMNIRKNTLVNYMLGKTFLSAFSWLISLFFITFSIIALFNGYSIPGVLAWFVGVSSLLYLNNFINIFFNGKETVALIVAIVFALIGGLGYYHIIPVLSYSESVFYSFYERPYFSLLALALFVALWVLCFRYVRRSFYLDEGLEAKKTEGKTENIAFLNKYGAIGTFINNDIKMLRRNKVTKGILMGSFMFLFYGLLMFTSPLYKTPAMMMFMGLFVTGGFQFLFGQRVPAFDSSYYPLMMTLNVPYKEYLKAKWWLMNIVTGASIIIALIYVYFGWELYITFLAAGLYNIGVNSQFTLWSGAFNKTQIDLNSKEKRIGQKGSFNLVALLLLIPKMLLPMAAFAVTKYFFGITAGVVCIAILGLAGFIIREKIFDIIVKHYKKEKYSTLDAFKNKS; from the coding sequence TAAAGCTTTTAAGGCTGGAGATCAGGAGCTTCTTCAGGGGAACCTCTTTAGGAGTTAATCTTGCCATGAAAATTTTCCGTTTTATAGGGATTCTATACTTTATGGGGTGCCTGGTAGGAGGCGCATTTCTCGCTTTTTTCTATGTACAGGAAGAAATGCATCAGGATCCCTTAAAGATCGTTTCAAAATTCCTGATTATCGCCTGGATTATCGATTTAGTCATTAAATATCTCTGGCAGGAGATTCCTACGCAGAATATAAAGCCGTTTCTTACGATGAATATCAGAAAGAATACTCTGGTCAATTATATGCTGGGCAAGACTTTCCTTTCCGCTTTCAGCTGGCTGATTTCTCTCTTCTTTATTACCTTTTCTATAATTGCTTTATTCAACGGATATAGTATTCCCGGAGTGCTGGCATGGTTTGTAGGAGTGTCTTCCCTGCTCTATCTTAATAATTTCATCAATATCTTTTTTAACGGAAAAGAGACCGTAGCTCTCATTGTTGCAATTGTTTTTGCTCTTATCGGAGGATTAGGTTATTATCATATTATTCCGGTGCTTTCCTATTCGGAATCTGTTTTCTATAGTTTTTATGAGCGTCCTTACTTTTCTTTACTCGCTCTTGCGTTGTTTGTAGCGCTTTGGGTGTTGTGTTTCAGGTATGTACGCCGGTCATTTTACCTGGACGAGGGCCTTGAAGCAAAGAAAACAGAGGGAAAAACAGAAAATATTGCCTTTTTAAACAAATATGGGGCTATAGGAACATTTATTAATAATGATATTAAGATGTTAAGACGAAACAAGGTTACCAAAGGAATTCTCATGGGGAGTTTTATGTTTCTTTTCTACGGGCTTCTGATGTTTACTTCTCCACTATACAAAACTCCGGCAATGATGATGTTTATGGGGTTATTTGTAACAGGAGGATTTCAGTTCCTGTTTGGGCAGAGGGTGCCCGCCTTTGACAGTTCGTACTACCCATTGATGATGACCCTGAATGTCCCTTATAAGGAATATCTAAAAGCAAAATGGTGGCTGATGAATATTGTGACAGGGGCTTCCATTATTATTGCATTAATTTACGTTTACTTCGGATGGGAGTTATATATCACCTTTTTGGCGGCAGGATTGTATAATATTGGTGTCAATTCTCAGTTTACCCTTTGGTCAGGCGCCTTCAATAAAACCCAGATCGATCTTAATTCAAAAGAAAAAAGAATAGGGCAGAAAGGAAGCTTTAATTTAGTCGCCCTGCTTCTGCTGATTCCTAAAATGTTACTTCCTATGGCGGCTTTTGCTGTCACCAAATATTTCTTTGGAATCACTGCCGGTGTCGTGTGTATTGCCATTCTGGGGTTAGCCGGGTTTATTATCAGGGAAAAGATTTTCGACATTATTGTAAAACATTATAAAAAAGAAAAATACAGTACGCTGGATGCGTTCAAAAATAAAAGTTAA
- the fumC gene encoding class II fumarate hydratase, producing the protein MNYRIEKDTMGEVQVPADKLWGAQTERSRNNFKIGPEGSMPHEIIEAFAYLKKAAAYTNTDLGVLPAEKRDMIAKVCDEILEGKLNDQFPLVIWQTGSGTQSNMNVNEVISNKAHINNGGTLGEKSEIHPNDDVNKSQSSNDTYPTAMHIAAYKKVVEITIPAVEKLKNTLAEKSKAFKDVVKIGRTHLMDATPLTLGQEFSGYVAQLEFGLRALRNTLPHLSELALGGTAVGTGLNTPNGYDVKVAEYIAKFTSHPFVTAENKFEALAAHDAIVETHGALKQLAVSLYKIAQDIRLLASGPRSGIGEIYIPENEPGSSIMPGKVNPTQNEAMTMVCAQVLGNDTTISFAGTQGNYELNVFKPVMAYNFLQSAQLIADACISFNDHCAVGIEPNHERIKELVDKSLMLVTALNTHIGYENAAKIAKTAHKNGTTLKEEAINLGFLTAEQFDQWVKPEDMVGSLK; encoded by the coding sequence ATGAATTACAGAATAGAAAAAGACACCATGGGAGAAGTGCAGGTCCCTGCAGACAAACTTTGGGGTGCACAGACGGAGCGTTCCAGAAATAATTTTAAAATCGGTCCTGAAGGCTCCATGCCTCACGAGATTATTGAAGCTTTTGCCTATCTGAAAAAAGCGGCGGCTTATACCAATACGGACTTGGGTGTGCTTCCTGCTGAGAAAAGGGATATGATTGCCAAAGTTTGCGATGAAATTCTGGAAGGAAAGCTTAATGATCAGTTTCCTTTGGTCATCTGGCAGACAGGTTCCGGAACTCAATCCAACATGAATGTCAATGAAGTCATTTCAAATAAGGCTCACATCAATAATGGCGGGACTTTAGGCGAAAAATCAGAAATCCATCCGAACGATGATGTCAATAAATCCCAGTCTTCCAATGACACCTATCCTACAGCCATGCATATTGCTGCTTATAAAAAAGTGGTGGAAATAACAATTCCGGCAGTAGAAAAATTAAAAAATACCTTAGCTGAAAAATCTAAGGCATTCAAAGATGTTGTAAAAATCGGAAGAACCCACCTTATGGATGCTACTCCTCTTACGCTTGGCCAGGAATTTTCAGGCTATGTGGCACAATTGGAATTCGGTCTGAGGGCTTTAAGAAATACTTTACCTCATCTTTCTGAACTGGCATTGGGAGGAACTGCCGTAGGAACCGGTCTGAATACCCCAAACGGATATGATGTAAAAGTAGCTGAATACATTGCTAAGTTTACCAGTCACCCTTTTGTAACAGCAGAAAATAAATTTGAAGCGCTTGCTGCCCATGATGCTATTGTAGAAACCCACGGAGCCTTAAAACAGCTTGCCGTTTCTTTATATAAAATTGCACAGGATATCAGATTACTGGCTTCAGGTCCACGTTCAGGAATCGGGGAAATCTACATTCCTGAAAATGAGCCGGGATCATCCATTATGCCAGGTAAAGTGAACCCTACTCAAAACGAAGCAATGACGATGGTCTGCGCCCAGGTTCTGGGAAATGACACGACTATTTCTTTTGCGGGAACACAAGGAAATTATGAGTTGAACGTATTCAAACCTGTAATGGCTTATAATTTCCTGCAGTCTGCCCAGCTGATTGCCGATGCCTGCATTTCATTCAATGACCATTGTGCGGTAGGAATTGAACCGAATCACGAGAGGATTAAAGAACTGGTGGATAAGTCTTTAATGCTGGTAACTGCTTTAAACACTCATATCGGATATGAAAATGCAGCAAAAATTGCTAAAACGGCTCATAAAAACGGGACCACATTAAAAGAGGAAGCCATCAATCTTGGCTTTTTAACTGCTGAACAATTTGATCAGTGGGTAAAACCTGAGGATATGGTGGGCAGCTTGAAATAA
- a CDS encoding ABC transporter ATP-binding protein — protein sequence MISIHNLTKTYGPATVLNIEHLDIPGGETFGLVGNNGAGKTTLFSLMLDLIQATTGSVSIDGIKVNESEEWKNKVSAFVDDTFLIGYLTPEEYFYFIGELRGQNKASVDEFLKPFHDFFNGEILASGKYIRDLSKGNQKKVGIVGAIIGNPEIIILDEPFANLDPSTQIKLKNLIKELAKQEGVTFLISSHDLSHTTEVCNRIVVVNKGLMVKDIQTNPETLKELEHYFAEQVSSGPEPS from the coding sequence ATGATCAGTATACATAATTTAACCAAAACCTACGGACCGGCGACGGTTCTTAATATTGAACACCTTGATATACCGGGCGGGGAAACATTTGGCCTTGTAGGAAATAACGGAGCCGGAAAGACAACTCTGTTCAGCCTGATGCTGGATCTGATCCAGGCAACAACAGGTTCAGTAAGTATTGACGGAATTAAAGTGAATGAATCCGAAGAATGGAAAAACAAGGTTTCCGCTTTTGTAGATGATACTTTCTTAATCGGATACCTGACTCCTGAAGAATATTTTTATTTTATCGGAGAATTGAGGGGGCAAAATAAAGCCTCTGTGGATGAATTCCTGAAACCTTTCCATGATTTCTTCAACGGGGAGATTTTGGCATCCGGAAAATATATCCGTGACCTGTCGAAAGGAAACCAGAAAAAGGTAGGTATTGTAGGGGCAATTATCGGGAACCCCGAAATTATTATCCTTGATGAACCTTTTGCCAATCTGGACCCATCTACACAGATCAAGCTTAAGAATTTAATCAAGGAATTAGCTAAGCAGGAGGGCGTTACTTTTCTTATTTCCAGCCATGATTTGTCCCATACTACAGAAGTCTGCAACAGGATTGTAGTGGTAAATAAAGGATTGATGGTAAAAGATATTCAGACAAATCCGGAAACCCTGAAAGAACTGGAGCATTATTTTGCTGAGCAGGTTTCCTCCGGACCGGAACCCTCATAA
- a CDS encoding fumarate hydratase — MEFRYQDPYPIQKDDTVYKKLTSDYVKVEKLGDREILTVDPKGLELLAEEAMADVSFMLRSSHLESLRRIIDDPEATDNDRFVAYNLLQNAAVAAEGALPSCQDTGTAIVMGKKGEDVYTGVDDGEYLSKGIYNTYQKRNLRYSQVVPLTMFDEKNSGSNLPAQIDIYAKKGDYYEFLFLTKGGGSANKTFLYQKTKSLLNEKSLEEFIREKISDLGTAACPPYHLALVIGGTSAEANLAAVKKASAKYYDNLPTEGNEAGQAFRDLEWEARVQKICQESAIGAQFGGKYLTHDVRVIRLPRHAASCPVGMGVSCSADRNIKGKITKEGIFLEQLEQDPKRFLPATPPHLEEAVEINLNKPMPEILAELSKYPIKTRLKLNGTLIVARDIAHAKIKEIIDSGKPMPEYFKNHPIYYAGPAKTPEGMASGSFGPTTAGRMDVYVDEFQSHGGSMIMLAKGNRSKEVTEACNKYGGFYLGSIGGPAAILAKDNIVSVDVVDFPELGMEAVRKIEVRDFPAFIITDDKGNDFFADLAH, encoded by the coding sequence ATGGAATTTAGATATCAGGATCCGTATCCAATTCAGAAAGATGATACGGTGTATAAAAAGCTTACATCAGATTATGTAAAAGTTGAAAAACTGGGAGACAGAGAAATCTTAACGGTTGATCCAAAAGGATTGGAACTATTGGCCGAAGAAGCGATGGCTGACGTCTCTTTCATGTTGCGTTCTTCACACTTAGAAAGTCTCAGAAGAATTATTGATGATCCTGAAGCTACTGATAATGACAGATTCGTTGCCTATAACCTGTTGCAAAATGCAGCTGTAGCGGCTGAAGGAGCACTTCCTTCCTGCCAGGATACAGGAACTGCCATTGTTATGGGTAAAAAAGGAGAAGATGTTTACACGGGAGTTGATGATGGAGAATACCTTAGTAAAGGAATCTACAATACATACCAAAAAAGAAATCTGAGATATTCCCAGGTTGTTCCTTTAACCATGTTCGATGAGAAGAACTCAGGATCAAATCTTCCGGCACAGATTGATATCTATGCTAAAAAAGGTGATTATTATGAGTTTTTATTCTTAACGAAAGGAGGAGGTTCTGCCAATAAAACATTCTTATATCAAAAGACAAAATCTTTATTGAACGAAAAATCCCTAGAAGAATTTATCAGGGAAAAAATTTCGGATCTGGGAACAGCAGCGTGCCCGCCATACCATCTTGCACTGGTTATCGGAGGTACTTCAGCAGAGGCCAATCTTGCAGCAGTAAAGAAAGCTTCGGCAAAATATTATGATAATCTTCCAACGGAAGGAAATGAGGCAGGACAAGCGTTCAGAGACCTTGAATGGGAAGCAAGAGTTCAGAAAATCTGCCAGGAAAGTGCAATCGGAGCACAGTTTGGGGGTAAATACCTGACTCACGATGTAAGGGTCATCAGACTTCCGAGACATGCCGCTTCCTGCCCGGTAGGAATGGGCGTTTCCTGTTCTGCAGATAGAAATATCAAAGGAAAGATTACCAAAGAGGGTATTTTCCTTGAGCAACTGGAGCAGGACCCAAAAAGATTCCTGCCTGCTACTCCGCCACACCTGGAAGAGGCGGTTGAGATTAATCTCAATAAACCAATGCCTGAGATTCTGGCAGAACTTTCAAAATATCCGATCAAAACAAGGCTAAAGCTGAACGGAACCCTGATTGTTGCCAGAGATATTGCCCACGCAAAAATCAAAGAAATTATTGATAGTGGTAAACCCATGCCTGAATATTTCAAAAATCACCCGATTTATTATGCAGGGCCGGCAAAAACTCCGGAAGGAATGGCTTCAGGAAGCTTCGGGCCTACTACGGCAGGAAGAATGGATGTGTATGTGGATGAATTCCAGAGCCATGGCGGAAGTATGATCATGCTTGCAAAAGGAAACAGAAGCAAAGAGGTTACGGAGGCGTGCAATAAATACGGAGGTTTCTATCTGGGATCCATCGGGGGCCCGGCTGCCATTCTTGCTAAAGACAATATTGTATCTGTAGATGTTGTAGATTTTCCGGAATTAGGTATGGAAGCCGTAAGGAAAATTGAAGTCAGAGACTTCCCTGCATTCATTATTACAGATGATAAAGGAAATGATTTCTTTGCTGATCTTGCTCACTAA
- a CDS encoding TonB-dependent receptor plug domain-containing protein: MKKLSIAVLLLGTIIVTAQEQEEKGKQIEDIIIVGNRNAKRTKLETPVPVDVINIEKIQKASPQVTVQDLLNYVIPSFNSVRQSASDGTEHIDPVTLRGMGPDQVLVLVNGKRRHTTSLVNYQNTVGNGSVGTDLSTVPVIAIDRIEVLRDGAAAQYGSDAIAGVINIILKKNQGATASITYGLSGRNDGDTYQAGANYGASLGKKDGYINLSLQVSHRGKTTRTQNHDLDIFGDNFAYPFADDPDAARAADDEEIRKRGLIRDDFNFQIGDAQIRQGQLFFNSEYPFNENFKLYSFGGFSIKEGKGFGFRRLPSETFNVVSSIYPNGFQATLGSHVYDVSYAVGAKYTINNWLIDLSNTFGSNTFNYNVSNTNNASLGVKSPTRFYAGAHSFLQNTVNLDVSKSLNRFNIAFGGEFRFEQYQIKEGDEASYTQYDINGNIATQGSTVIGAGGSQSFIGFSPQNALKKDRHSTAVYADVSYDLDKKLNIDVAARFENYSDFGNTLNGKLAVRYEFVPDYAVRAAVGTGFRAPSLQQQYFNNSYADISTSGAGIVTKGIFRNDSDAARILGFDKLKQETSVNASAGFTLKPLNRLFITIDGYWIKVKDRIVITSNITDPRLADYGVESGRFFTNAVDTETKGVDVVISYDWKLAGGNLNINLAGNYTETKITDFHFPENLGTSQNEFFGPDQINIIESLSPKTKASLGLNYGIEKFNFLVRNTYFGKVIRDGYPFGGVQEFSPKIVTDLSVGYDITKNINFTIGANNVFDVFSDRQIYENSYYGVFKYAPVQMGTLGSYFFGRLNFNF, translated from the coding sequence ATGAAAAAATTAAGTATAGCAGTGTTACTGTTGGGAACCATTATCGTTACAGCCCAGGAACAGGAGGAAAAAGGAAAACAAATCGAGGATATTATTATTGTCGGAAACAGGAATGCCAAAAGAACAAAATTGGAAACACCCGTTCCGGTAGATGTCATCAATATTGAAAAAATACAGAAGGCCTCTCCCCAGGTTACTGTTCAGGATCTTCTGAATTATGTAATTCCATCATTCAATTCTGTAAGGCAGTCGGCATCGGACGGGACGGAACATATTGATCCTGTTACCTTAAGGGGAATGGGGCCTGACCAGGTGCTGGTACTGGTTAATGGAAAAAGAAGGCATACGACTTCTTTAGTGAATTACCAGAATACCGTAGGGAACGGTTCCGTAGGAACAGATCTGAGCACGGTTCCGGTGATCGCCATAGACAGGATAGAAGTCTTAAGAGACGGTGCCGCAGCACAATATGGTTCAGATGCTATTGCGGGGGTTATCAATATTATTCTTAAAAAGAATCAAGGCGCTACAGCGAGCATTACTTATGGGCTCAGCGGTAGAAATGATGGGGATACCTATCAGGCAGGAGCAAATTACGGCGCCTCTTTAGGAAAAAAAGACGGTTATATCAATCTGTCATTACAGGTAAGCCACAGAGGGAAAACAACAAGAACTCAAAATCATGATCTGGATATTTTCGGAGATAATTTTGCATACCCGTTTGCAGATGATCCGGATGCAGCCAGAGCAGCAGATGATGAGGAAATAAGAAAAAGAGGGTTAATCCGCGATGATTTCAATTTTCAGATCGGAGATGCCCAGATCAGGCAGGGACAGCTTTTTTTTAATTCAGAATATCCTTTTAATGAAAACTTTAAACTTTATTCCTTCGGAGGGTTCAGTATCAAAGAAGGAAAAGGTTTTGGTTTCAGAAGACTTCCCAGTGAAACATTCAATGTGGTTTCTTCAATCTATCCAAACGGCTTCCAGGCAACCCTCGGATCCCATGTGTATGATGTTTCTTATGCAGTAGGTGCAAAATATACAATCAATAATTGGTTGATTGATCTTAGCAATACCTTTGGCAGCAATACCTTTAATTATAACGTAAGCAATACCAATAATGCTTCACTGGGAGTAAAATCCCCAACCCGTTTTTATGCAGGAGCACATAGTTTTCTGCAAAATACGGTTAACCTGGATGTTTCTAAAAGTCTGAACAGATTTAATATTGCATTTGGTGGTGAATTCAGGTTTGAACAATACCAGATCAAAGAGGGGGACGAAGCATCTTACACCCAGTACGATATCAATGGAAATATTGCAACTCAGGGATCAACTGTAATAGGAGCAGGTGGCTCCCAGTCTTTTATAGGATTCTCACCTCAGAATGCCTTGAAAAAAGACAGACATTCCACGGCTGTATATGCTGATGTATCATATGATCTGGATAAAAAGCTGAATATTGATGTGGCAGCACGATTTGAAAATTATTCCGACTTTGGCAATACCCTGAACGGAAAATTGGCTGTACGATATGAATTTGTTCCGGATTATGCGGTAAGAGCGGCCGTAGGAACCGGCTTCAGGGCGCCTTCTCTTCAGCAGCAGTATTTTAACAACTCTTATGCAGATATCTCGACTTCCGGGGCAGGAATTGTGACGAAAGGAATTTTCAGGAATGACAGTGATGCAGCCAGGATTTTAGGATTTGATAAACTAAAACAGGAAACATCAGTCAATGCCAGTGCAGGATTTACCCTGAAACCATTAAACAGACTGTTCATTACAATAGACGGATATTGGATTAAAGTCAAAGACAGAATTGTGATTACCAGTAATATTACAGATCCCAGACTGGCAGATTATGGCGTAGAAAGTGGAAGGTTTTTCACAAATGCGGTTGATACGGAAACCAAAGGGGTAGACGTGGTTATCTCCTATGATTGGAAGTTAGCAGGTGGAAACTTAAACATTAATCTGGCAGGAAACTATACAGAGACAAAAATTACAGATTTCCATTTTCCGGAAAACTTGGGAACTTCCCAAAATGAATTCTTTGGTCCGGACCAGATCAATATTATAGAATCTTTGTCACCAAAAACCAAAGCATCCTTAGGGTTGAACTATGGAATAGAAAAATTCAATTTTCTCGTAAGAAATACCTATTTTGGCAAAGTCATAAGAGACGGCTATCCGTTTGGAGGTGTTCAGGAATTTTCACCCAAAATCGTGACAGATCTTAGTGTGGGATATGATATTACAAAAAACATCAACTTTACCATTGGAGCTAATAATGTATTTGATGTCTTTTCAGATCGCCAGATATATGAAAACTCATATTATGGAGTGTTCAAATATGCGCCGGTTCAGATGGGGACTCTGGGAAGCTATTTCTTTGGAAGACTAAATTTTAATTTTTAA